A part of Streptomyces sp. NBC_00557 genomic DNA contains:
- a CDS encoding aminoglycoside phosphotransferase family protein: MTQAPTPTADSVRRLVRSLLKDGDGTKGPDVRPVTEDRAYTWWVGTRHVLRLAPDREASVARRRELRVRDLVRPHVPVTVPVSVAHGEWAPGLACTLDTKVPGGTADEHDVSAVGEADLAGLLQGLRAVPARQAEALGVPRTAPRSLEALRRMAVHAAERLAAADEFDAARLLQLPPAGAAQLAAQPGTAVLTHHGLTGEHVVVSADGRVRGILEWTQAALGDPAEDIAGLAVAVGSPAAVRAATLAGYGARPCLRGLWLARCDAVIRLADHLEGRGGGSPVLLRTQLRRAWEPILLERLSDFKEDGTEP; the protein is encoded by the coding sequence ATGACCCAGGCACCGACACCCACCGCGGACAGCGTCCGCAGACTGGTCCGCTCGCTGCTCAAGGACGGCGACGGCACCAAGGGACCGGACGTGCGGCCCGTGACCGAGGACCGCGCGTACACCTGGTGGGTCGGCACCCGCCATGTGCTGCGCCTCGCGCCCGACCGCGAGGCCTCGGTGGCGCGCCGCCGGGAGCTGCGGGTGCGCGACCTGGTCCGCCCGCACGTCCCCGTCACCGTCCCCGTCAGCGTCGCCCACGGCGAGTGGGCGCCCGGACTCGCCTGCACCCTCGACACCAAGGTGCCCGGCGGCACGGCCGACGAGCACGACGTCTCCGCAGTCGGCGAGGCCGACCTCGCCGGGCTGCTGCAGGGGCTGCGCGCGGTGCCCGCACGGCAGGCGGAGGCGCTCGGCGTGCCGCGCACCGCGCCGCGCTCCCTGGAGGCGCTGCGCCGCATGGCCGTGCATGCGGCCGAACGGCTCGCCGCCGCCGACGAGTTCGACGCCGCCCGGCTGCTCCAGCTGCCCCCGGCGGGCGCGGCCCAGCTCGCCGCGCAGCCCGGCACCGCCGTCCTCACCCACCACGGCCTGACCGGCGAGCACGTGGTGGTCAGCGCCGACGGGCGGGTGCGCGGCATCCTCGAGTGGACCCAGGCGGCCCTCGGCGACCCGGCCGAGGACATCGCCGGGCTGGCCGTCGCCGTCGGCTCGCCCGCGGCCGTCCGCGCCGCCACCCTCGCCGGCTACGGCGCCCGCCCCTGCCTGCGCGGCCTGTGGCTGGCCCGCTGCGACGCCGTCATCCGCCTCGCCGACCACCTGGAGGGGCGTGGGGGCGGCTCCCCGGTCCTGCTGCGGACGCAACTGCGGCGCGCCTGGGAGCCGATCCTGCTGGAGCGGCTGTCCGACTTCAAGGAGGACGGAACCGAGCCGTAG
- a CDS encoding aminopeptidase P family protein, with amino-acid sequence MTGSTPATFTAADYRARMERAARSAADAGLAGLLVAPGPDMVWLTGYTPTAVTERLTLLVLTPGQDPVLVVPTLEAPDAEHATGASALTLRDWTDGTDPYAVTAGLLDGHGRFGISDNTWAMHLLGLQRALPDTSYAALTDALPMLRAVKDAAELELLAAAGAAADATFEEIRKVPFAGRRESDVGHDLAGLLRRFGHEQVDFTIVGSGPNGANPHHEVGDRVIRRGDMVVLDFGGLMDGYGSDTTRTVHVGEPSEEERRVHDIVREAQEQGCQAVRPGAACQEVDRAARAVITDAGYGEYFIHRTGHGIGVTTHEPPYMIEGEEQPLVPGMCFSVEPGVYLPGRFGVRIEDIVTVTEDGVRRLNNTTREMVIVD; translated from the coding sequence ATGACCGGTAGCACGCCCGCGACCTTCACCGCCGCCGACTACAGGGCCCGCATGGAGCGTGCCGCGCGCTCCGCGGCCGACGCCGGTCTCGCGGGGCTGCTCGTGGCGCCGGGGCCGGACATGGTCTGGCTCACCGGCTACACGCCCACCGCCGTCACCGAACGGCTCACCCTGCTCGTGCTCACGCCCGGCCAGGACCCCGTGCTCGTCGTGCCGACCCTGGAGGCGCCGGACGCCGAGCACGCCACCGGCGCGTCCGCGCTCACCCTGCGCGACTGGACCGACGGCACGGATCCCTACGCCGTCACCGCCGGCCTCCTCGACGGCCACGGCCGCTTCGGCATCAGCGACAACACCTGGGCCATGCACCTGCTGGGCCTCCAGCGGGCCCTGCCGGACACCTCCTACGCCGCTCTCACCGACGCCCTCCCGATGCTGCGCGCCGTCAAGGACGCCGCGGAACTGGAACTCCTCGCCGCCGCCGGAGCGGCCGCCGACGCCACGTTCGAGGAGATCCGCAAAGTTCCCTTCGCCGGCCGCCGCGAGTCCGACGTCGGCCACGACCTCGCCGGCCTGCTGCGCCGCTTCGGCCACGAGCAGGTCGACTTCACCATCGTCGGCTCCGGCCCCAACGGAGCCAACCCGCACCACGAGGTCGGCGACCGGGTCATCCGGCGCGGCGACATGGTCGTCCTGGACTTCGGCGGCCTGATGGACGGCTACGGCTCCGACACCACCCGCACCGTGCACGTGGGCGAGCCCAGCGAGGAGGAGCGCCGGGTGCACGACATCGTCCGCGAGGCCCAGGAGCAGGGCTGCCAGGCCGTACGGCCCGGGGCCGCCTGCCAGGAGGTGGACCGCGCCGCCCGCGCGGTGATCACCGACGCCGGGTACGGCGAGTACTTCATCCACCGCACCGGGCACGGCATCGGCGTCACCACGCACGAACCGCCGTACATGATCGAGGGCGAGGAGCAGCCCCTCGTGCCCGGCATGTGCTTCTCCGTCGAGCCCGGCGTCTATCTGCCCGGCCGCTTCGGGGTGCGCATCGAGGACATCGTCACGGTGACCGAGGACGGCGTCCGCCGTTTGAACAACACCACCCGTGAGATGGTCATAGTGGACTGA
- a CDS encoding PDZ domain-containing protein produces the protein MEYTALRPKAMPGQDPRESGPAPGAPHRPHAEPRRARRLRALILGVCTGTLLVLAGVGIGTVGATVIGLSRLAELRHQAPPAAPPDRAAPTAPAAGPGPAPAAAPGATLGVEAVDAEKAGALVVGVHVPGPGYTAGLVRGDVVLRFGSARVDGAADLARAVAGARPGRQVLLTVRHSSGRYQQLTVSPGVVT, from the coding sequence ATGGAATACACAGCATTGCGTCCCAAGGCGATGCCCGGGCAGGACCCGCGGGAGAGCGGCCCCGCGCCCGGCGCGCCGCACCGCCCGCACGCCGAGCCGCGTCGCGCGCGGCGGCTGCGGGCGCTGATCCTCGGCGTGTGCACCGGCACCCTGCTGGTGCTGGCCGGCGTCGGCATCGGCACGGTCGGCGCCACGGTGATCGGCCTGAGCAGGCTCGCCGAGCTGCGGCACCAGGCCCCGCCGGCCGCACCCCCGGACCGGGCCGCGCCCACCGCCCCCGCCGCCGGCCCGGGCCCCGCCCCGGCCGCCGCGCCCGGGGCCACCCTGGGCGTCGAGGCCGTCGACGCCGAGAAGGCGGGCGCGCTGGTCGTGGGCGTGCACGTGCCCGGACCCGGCTATACGGCCGGCCTGGTCCGCGGCGACGTCGTGCTGCGGTTCGGCTCCGCCCGCGTCGACGGCGCGGCCGACCTCGCCCGCGCCGTCGCCGGTGCCCGGCCCGGCCGGCAGGTGCTCCTCACCGTGCGTCACAGCAGCGGGCGCTACCAGCAGTTGACGGTTTCCCCGGGCGTGGTGACCTGA
- the phsA gene encoding O-aminophenol oxidase PhsA, which yields MTETIDRLTETTAGQQQPLPADQLTPYLAPLTVPPVLRPAADDVLCETEIAIRPTWVRLHPQLPPTLMWGYDGHVPGPTIEVRRGQRIRVAWTNRIPKDAEYPVTSVEVPGRAPGTPPASTEPGREGVEPDKDVAALPAWTVTHLHGAQTGGGNDGWADNAVGHGDAQLSEYPNDHQAVQWWYHDHAMNITRWNVMTGLYGTYLVRDDEEDALRLPSGEREIPLLLADRNLDTDEDGRLNGRLLHKTVIVQQSNPETGKPVSLPFTGPYTTVNGRIWPYAEVDAAWYRFRLVNASNARIFELVLIDEDGEPVPGAVHQIGSDGGLLPRPVPVDFDGDLPTLTVAPAERFDLLVDFRALAGRTLRLVNKGPDQPAGVPDPAGDVRYPDVLEFRVRESCEEDPFELPEVLSGSFRRLTHDLPHGHRLVLLTPPATKGAGGHPEIWELTEVGDPAGLRLPADGIVQVTGPDGTTKTYRRTSRTFNDGLGFTIAEGGYEQWSFLNLAPIVHPMHIHLADFQLLGRDAYDVSGFDPAAGGTRTPIRYDAGRPIPLAPNERGNKDVFRVPGGQMLRVMGRFDGAYGRFMYHCHLLEHEDMGMMRPFVVMPAEAMKFDHGGAHGGHGEGHTG from the coding sequence GTGACCGAGACCATCGACCGGCTCACCGAGACGACCGCGGGGCAGCAGCAGCCGTTACCGGCGGACCAACTGACGCCGTATCTGGCGCCGTTGACCGTCCCGCCCGTCCTGCGTCCCGCCGCGGACGACGTGCTGTGCGAGACCGAGATCGCCATCCGGCCGACCTGGGTGCGCCTGCACCCCCAGCTGCCCCCGACCCTGATGTGGGGGTACGACGGCCATGTCCCGGGCCCGACCATCGAGGTGCGGCGCGGACAGCGGATCCGCGTCGCCTGGACCAACCGCATACCGAAGGACGCCGAGTACCCGGTCACCTCCGTCGAGGTGCCCGGCCGCGCGCCCGGCACCCCGCCCGCCTCCACCGAGCCGGGCCGCGAGGGCGTCGAGCCGGACAAGGACGTCGCCGCACTGCCCGCCTGGACGGTGACGCATCTGCACGGCGCCCAGACCGGCGGCGGCAACGACGGCTGGGCGGACAACGCCGTCGGACACGGCGACGCCCAGCTGTCGGAGTACCCGAACGACCACCAGGCGGTGCAGTGGTGGTACCACGACCACGCCATGAACATCACGCGGTGGAACGTGATGACGGGTCTGTACGGCACCTACCTCGTCCGGGACGACGAGGAGGACGCCCTGCGGCTGCCGTCCGGCGAGCGGGAGATACCGCTGCTCCTCGCCGACCGCAACCTGGACACCGACGAGGACGGCCGCCTCAACGGCCGGCTGCTGCACAAGACGGTGATCGTCCAGCAGAGCAACCCGGAGACCGGAAAACCGGTCTCCCTGCCCTTCACCGGCCCCTACACCACGGTCAACGGCCGCATCTGGCCCTACGCCGAGGTGGACGCCGCCTGGTACCGCTTCCGGCTGGTCAACGCCTCCAACGCGCGCATCTTCGAGCTGGTGCTGATCGACGAGGACGGCGAGCCGGTGCCGGGCGCCGTGCACCAGATCGGCAGCGACGGCGGGCTGCTGCCCCGCCCGGTGCCGGTCGACTTCGACGGGGACCTGCCCACGCTGACCGTCGCACCGGCCGAGCGGTTCGACCTGCTGGTCGACTTCCGGGCGCTGGCGGGCCGGACGCTGCGGCTGGTCAACAAGGGGCCCGACCAGCCGGCGGGAGTGCCCGACCCGGCCGGCGACGTGCGCTACCCGGACGTCCTGGAGTTCCGGGTCCGCGAGAGCTGCGAGGAGGACCCCTTCGAGCTGCCCGAGGTGCTCTCCGGCTCCTTCCGCCGCCTGACGCACGACCTCCCGCACGGCCACCGGCTGGTCCTGCTCACCCCGCCCGCCACCAAGGGCGCCGGCGGCCACCCGGAGATCTGGGAGCTGACCGAGGTCGGGGACCCTGCCGGACTACGGCTACCGGCCGACGGCATCGTGCAGGTCACCGGGCCCGACGGCACCACGAAGACGTACCGGCGCACCTCGAGGACGTTCAACGACGGCCTCGGCTTCACCATCGCCGAGGGGGGCTACGAGCAGTGGAGCTTCCTCAACCTCGCGCCCATCGTGCACCCCATGCACATCCATCTGGCCGACTTCCAGCTGCTCGGCCGGGACGCCTACGACGTCTCCGGCTTCGACCCTGCCGCCGGCGGCACCCGCACGCCGATCCGGTACGACGCCGGGCGGCCGATCCCGCTCGCGCCCAACGAGCGCGGCAACAAGGACGTCTTCCGGGTGCCGGGCGGCCAGATGCTGCGGGTCATGGGCCGCTTCGACGGGGCGTACGGCCGGTTCATGTACCACTGCCATCTGCTGGAGCACGAGGACATGGGCATGATGCGGCCCTTCGTCGTCATGCCGGCCGAGGCGATGAAGTTCGACCACGGCGGCGCCCACGGCGGCCACGGAGAGGGGCACACCGGCTGA
- the cyc2 gene encoding germacradienol/geosmin synthase Cyc2 yields MTQPFELPHFYMPYPARLNPHLDEARAHSTAWARETGMLEGSGIWEQADLEAHDYGLLCACTHPDCDGPALSLITDWYVWVFFFDDHFLDMYKRTQDRAAGKAHLDRLPLFMPLDPAAPVPEPENPVEAGLKDLWARTVPSMSADWRRRFSVATEHLLNESMWELSNINEGRIANPVEYIEMRRKVGGAPWSAGLVEYATAEVPAAVAGTRPLRVLMETFSDAVHLRNDLFSYQREVEDEGENSNGVLVLETFFGCTTQEAADTVNDILTSRLHQFEHTALTEVPAVALEKGLTPDQVAAVAAYTKGLQDWQSGGHEWHMRSSRYMNQRARGSSPWQAPSGPGTSAADVGALLAAAARERLRACTHVPFQKAGPCIVPEFHMPYRLGLSPHLDRARRNLAAWSHRMGILEEGVWDEDKLAAYDLALCSAGLDPDATEEALDLSARWLAWGTYGDDYYPLVYGHRRDLAAARLTTARLSRCMPVEGEPDLVPADAMERGLTDLWTRTTAGMTADERRSLKAAVDAMTESWVWELSNQLQNRIPDPVDYLEMRRATFGADLTLGLCRMGHGPAVPPEVYRSGPVRSLENAAVDYACLLNDIFSYQKEVEYEGEIHNSVLVVQNFFGVDHPTALRVVHDLNTQRMQQFEHVVEHELPVLYDDFQLPEAGRAAVDGYVRGLQNWMAGILNWHRRVDRYKAEWLARRTHGFLPGRAPAVPALSLG; encoded by the coding sequence CCGTTCGAACTCCCGCACTTCTACATGCCGTATCCCGCGCGGCTCAACCCGCACCTCGACGAGGCCCGGGCCCACTCGACCGCGTGGGCGCGCGAGACGGGCATGCTGGAAGGCTCCGGGATCTGGGAGCAGGCCGACCTGGAGGCGCACGACTACGGGCTCCTGTGCGCCTGCACCCACCCCGACTGCGACGGCCCCGCCCTCTCGCTGATCACCGACTGGTACGTGTGGGTGTTCTTCTTCGACGACCACTTCCTCGACATGTACAAGCGCACCCAGGACCGTGCCGCCGGAAAGGCCCACCTGGACCGGCTGCCGCTGTTCATGCCGCTCGACCCGGCGGCCCCCGTGCCCGAGCCGGAGAACCCCGTCGAGGCGGGCCTGAAGGACCTGTGGGCGCGCACGGTGCCGTCGATGTCGGCGGACTGGCGCCGCCGCTTCTCCGTGGCCACCGAGCACCTGCTCAACGAGTCGATGTGGGAGCTGTCGAACATCAACGAGGGGCGGATCGCCAACCCGGTCGAGTACATCGAGATGCGCCGCAAGGTGGGCGGCGCCCCCTGGTCGGCCGGGCTCGTGGAGTACGCGACCGCCGAGGTGCCCGCCGCCGTCGCCGGCACCCGCCCGCTGCGGGTCCTCATGGAGACCTTCTCCGACGCCGTCCACCTGCGCAACGACCTGTTCTCCTACCAGCGCGAGGTCGAGGACGAGGGCGAGAACAGCAACGGCGTGCTCGTCCTGGAGACCTTCTTCGGCTGTACGACACAGGAGGCCGCCGACACCGTCAACGACATCCTCACCTCACGCCTGCACCAGTTCGAGCACACCGCCCTCACCGAGGTCCCGGCCGTGGCCCTGGAGAAGGGCCTCACCCCGGACCAGGTGGCCGCGGTCGCCGCCTACACCAAGGGCCTGCAGGACTGGCAGTCCGGCGGCCACGAGTGGCACATGCGCTCCAGCCGCTACATGAACCAGCGGGCGCGCGGCAGCTCCCCGTGGCAGGCGCCGAGCGGCCCCGGCACCTCGGCGGCCGACGTCGGCGCACTCCTCGCCGCGGCCGCCCGGGAACGCCTGCGCGCCTGCACGCACGTGCCGTTCCAGAAGGCCGGCCCCTGCATCGTGCCCGAGTTCCACATGCCGTACCGGCTCGGGCTGAGCCCCCATCTCGATCGCGCCCGCCGGAACCTCGCCGCCTGGTCGCACCGCATGGGCATCCTCGAGGAGGGCGTGTGGGACGAGGACAAGCTCGCCGCCTACGACCTGGCGTTGTGCTCGGCGGGCCTGGACCCGGACGCCACCGAGGAGGCCCTCGACCTCAGCGCCCGGTGGCTCGCCTGGGGGACGTACGGCGACGACTACTACCCGCTGGTGTACGGCCACCGCCGCGACCTCGCCGCCGCCCGTCTGACCACGGCCCGGCTGTCGCGGTGCATGCCCGTCGAGGGGGAGCCGGACCTCGTCCCGGCCGACGCGATGGAGCGCGGGCTCACCGACCTGTGGACGCGGACGACGGCCGGCATGACCGCCGATGAGCGGCGCAGCCTGAAAGCCGCCGTGGACGCGATGACCGAGAGCTGGGTGTGGGAGCTGTCCAACCAGCTGCAGAACCGCATCCCCGACCCGGTCGACTACCTGGAGATGCGGCGCGCCACCTTCGGCGCCGACCTCACGCTGGGCCTGTGCCGGATGGGCCACGGCCCGGCCGTACCGCCCGAGGTGTACCGCAGCGGCCCGGTGCGCTCCCTGGAGAACGCCGCGGTCGACTACGCCTGTCTGCTCAACGACATCTTCTCGTACCAGAAGGAGGTCGAGTACGAGGGCGAGATCCACAACTCCGTTCTCGTCGTCCAGAACTTCTTCGGCGTGGACCATCCGACCGCCCTGCGCGTGGTCCACGACCTGAACACCCAGCGCATGCAGCAGTTCGAGCACGTCGTCGAGCACGAACTGCCCGTCCTCTACGACGACTTCCAACTGCCGGAGGCGGGGCGGGCCGCCGTGGACGGCTATGTCCGCGGCCTGCAGAACTGGATGGCCGGAATCCTCAACTGGCACCGGCGCGTGGACCGTTACAAGGCCGAGTGGCTGGCCCGCCGCACCCACGGCTTCCTGCCCGGCCGCGCCCCCGCCGTACCGGCCCTCTCCCTCGGCTGA